A genomic segment from Muntiacus reevesi chromosome 15, mMunRee1.1, whole genome shotgun sequence encodes:
- the NKX2-8 gene encoding homeobox protein Nkx-2.8, producing the protein MATSGRLSFTVRRLLDLPEQDAQHLRRREPEIRAPAPDPCATWLESERGHYPSSDESSPEASPRDSSQRPSARPASPGSDAEKRKKRRVLFSKAQTLELERRFRQQRYLSAPEREQLARLLRLTPTQVKIWFQNHRYKLKRARAPGVAEAPDLAAAPEVRAAPGLLRRVVVPVLVRDGQPCGGSAQGGTAAARDKSAAPPAAACPVPGYAAFGPGSAFGLFPAYQHLAPPALVSWNW; encoded by the exons ATGGCCACCTCTGGACGCCTCAGCTTCACAGTGCGTAGGCTCCTGGATTTACCGGAGCAGGACGCGCAGCACCTGCGGAGGAGGGAGCCGGAGATACGCGCCCCTGCGCCCGACCCCTGCGCCACCTGGCTGGAATCCGAGCGCGGCCACTACCCTT CCTCGGACGAGAGCAGCCCAGAGGCCAGCCCGAGGGACTCGTCGCAGCGGCCGTCCGCTCGGCCTGCGTCTCCGGGCTCGGACGCCGAGAAGAGGAAGAAGCGGCGGGTGCTGTTCTCCAAGGCGCAGACGCTGGAGTTGGAGCGGCGCTTCCGGCAGCAGCGCTACCTGTCGGCGCCCGAGCGCGAGCAGCTGGCGCGCCTGCTGCGCCTCACGCCCACACAGGTCAAAATCTGGTTCCAGAACCACCGCTACAAGCTGAAGCGCGCGCGCGCGCCGGGAGTGGCCGAGGCGCCCGACCTGGCCGCGGCTCCCGAGGTGCGCGCCGCGCCCGGCCTGCTGCGCCGCGTGGTGGTGCCCGTGCTGGTGCGCGACGGGCAACCGTGCGGCGGCAGCGCCCAGGGGGGCACGGCCGCCGCCCGGGACAAGAGCGCGGCGCCGCCGGCCGCCGCCTGCCCTGTGCCAGGCTACGCCGCCTTCGGGCCTGGATCGGCTTTCGGCCTCTTCCCCGCCTACCAGCACTTAGCGCCCCCCGCCCTGGTCTCCTGGAACTGGTGA